A stretch of the Adhaeribacter swui genome encodes the following:
- a CDS encoding efflux RND transporter periplasmic adaptor subunit: protein MKKILKILFLWLMAFTIGACTNKDKHEHHEVGKTEAGTTFTCPMHPQIVESAPGSCPICGMNLVPVKNQASTEKNAGSIMLSETQMKLGNISTRPIQMEQVGSNTILTGRLAVDQTQADLISSRAAGRIERLYVKETGRSIQKGQPLYDLYSESLLTLEQEYLLALDQVKAFPEEKQFASILAAAKRKLLLMGLSNAQVNRIAQTRQLDARITFLAPTSGIITEIATAEGVYVAEGSLLYRLSRFNTIWVEAELYAQEAAQLQVGTPIEVTVPGIPDPIKTKVTFINPEFRQNSQVVVARAKLPNPKGLLIPGTQATINLPARVNQALTLPLDAVIRDARGAHVWVKTGENTFNSKMVTLGAESANQVAIAKGLHANDTVVVTGTYLLYSESVLKNGSDQMTGHDH from the coding sequence ATGAAAAAGATCCTTAAAATATTATTCCTGTGGCTAATGGCTTTTACCATAGGCGCATGCACCAACAAAGATAAGCACGAGCACCATGAGGTTGGAAAAACCGAAGCAGGTACTACTTTTACCTGCCCGATGCACCCGCAAATTGTGGAAAGTGCCCCCGGTTCTTGCCCTATTTGCGGCATGAACCTGGTACCAGTGAAAAATCAAGCTTCAACTGAAAAGAATGCTGGTAGCATCATGCTTAGCGAAACCCAGATGAAGCTGGGCAATATATCTACCCGACCGATTCAAATGGAGCAGGTAGGTAGTAATACTATCTTGACCGGGCGCTTAGCCGTGGACCAGACCCAGGCGGATTTAATCAGCAGCCGCGCCGCCGGCCGGATTGAAAGATTATATGTAAAGGAGACGGGAAGATCCATCCAAAAAGGACAACCACTCTACGACCTTTACAGCGAATCATTACTTACCCTGGAACAAGAATATTTATTAGCCCTGGACCAGGTGAAAGCCTTCCCGGAGGAAAAACAATTTGCCTCTATCCTGGCTGCGGCCAAAAGAAAACTCTTGTTAATGGGCTTATCGAATGCCCAGGTAAACCGGATTGCGCAAACCCGTCAGTTAGACGCCCGCATTACCTTTCTAGCTCCAACTTCCGGAATCATAACCGAGATAGCTACGGCCGAAGGTGTGTATGTAGCCGAAGGAAGCTTGCTCTACCGCTTAAGTCGATTTAATACCATTTGGGTAGAAGCTGAGCTATACGCGCAGGAGGCTGCACAGCTACAAGTAGGCACTCCCATTGAAGTTACCGTACCCGGCATACCGGATCCTATCAAAACCAAAGTAACTTTTATCAATCCGGAATTCCGTCAGAACAGCCAAGTCGTAGTTGCCCGGGCCAAACTACCTAACCCGAAAGGCCTCCTGATCCCAGGTACCCAAGCTACCATTAATTTACCAGCTCGGGTAAATCAAGCACTAACCTTACCGCTCGATGCCGTTATCCGGGATGCCCGGGGGGCACACGTTTGGGTGAAAACGGGCGAAAATACCTTTAATTCCAAAATGGTTACCCTGGGAGCCGAAAGTGCGAATCAGGTAGCTATTGCAAAAGGGCTTCACGCTAACGATACGGTGGTAGTAACGGGGACATATTTACTCTACAGCGAGTCCGTTTTAAAGAACGGCTCGGATCAAATGACCGGTCATGACCATTAA